A genome region from Dolichospermum compactum NIES-806 includes the following:
- a CDS encoding cyanobactin biosynthesis system PatB/AcyB/McaB family protein has translation MFQSNVKNNGAFLGEDVIHGRIEDLVSIRMDLLHGANYNDPAAFQNRSYQQIKSSCSYGCHIRRGRIWC, from the coding sequence GTGTTTCAATCGAATGTTAAGAATAACGGGGCATTTTTGGGAGAAGATGTCATTCATGGTAGAATAGAAGACTTAGTTAGCATTCGCATGGATTTATTACATGGTGCTAATTATAATGATCCCGCTGCATTTCAAAATCGTAGCTATCAGCAAATTAAATCTTCTTGTAGCTATGGTTGTCATATCCGTCGCGGACGTATTTGGTGTTAG
- a CDS encoding transposase — translation MPRKPRNIKPGYSYHITTRCNNREFKLSRRECREVFLYAIKKALDKYNFQLYALCIMSNHVHYLIAPKQPEDLPKIMHFLNWYTAMCFNRMLRITGHFWEKMSFMVE, via the coding sequence ATGCCGAGAAAACCTCGCAATATCAAACCCGGCTACTCTTATCACATAACAACTCGTTGCAATAACCGTGAATTTAAACTATCACGGCGTGAATGTCGGGAAGTGTTTCTTTATGCAATAAAAAAGGCTTTGGATAAATACAATTTCCAGCTTTATGCTTTGTGCATTATGTCAAATCATGTTCATTATTTGATTGCACCTAAACAACCAGAAGATTTACCTAAAATTATGCACTTCCTGAATTGGTACACAGCGATGTGTTTCAATCGAATGTTAAGAATAACGGGGCATTTTTGGGAGAAGATGTCATTCATGGTAGAATAG
- the rpsP gene encoding 30S ribosomal protein S16 — MIKLRLKRFGKKREASYRIVAINNLARRDGRPLEELGFYNPRTDEVKLDIPGIVKRLQQGAQPTDTVRRILVKANVFEQVSATAAS, encoded by the coding sequence ATGATCAAATTGCGTTTAAAAAGATTTGGCAAAAAGCGCGAAGCAAGTTACCGGATTGTTGCTATTAACAATCTTGCCCGTCGTGACGGTCGCCCCCTAGAAGAACTAGGATTTTATAACCCCAGAACTGATGAAGTAAAATTAGATATTCCTGGTATTGTTAAGCGACTGCAACAAGGCGCTCAACCTACCGATACAGTTCGTCGTATCCTCGTAAAAGCTAACGTTTTTGAACAGGTCAGTGCAACAGCCGCATCATAG
- a CDS encoding KH domain-containing protein, whose protein sequence is MKSLTTNPNYVGLVKFLVQPFLESPESLSVDCEMSQTLKRAWVRIAFNSIDKEKVFGRGGRNIQAIRTVISAAAELAGQSVYLDIYGGSSHSRDSMSFDQDQEERILPPKSKERESNIPKPVVKPRLR, encoded by the coding sequence ATTAAATCCCTAACAACCAATCCCAATTATGTGGGGCTGGTGAAGTTTCTTGTGCAACCGTTTTTAGAATCTCCAGAATCTTTAAGCGTTGATTGTGAAATGTCTCAAACCCTCAAGCGAGCTTGGGTTCGCATTGCTTTTAATAGCATAGATAAAGAAAAAGTGTTTGGTCGGGGGGGACGAAATATCCAGGCAATTCGCACTGTAATTTCCGCAGCAGCAGAACTGGCTGGGCAATCAGTATACCTGGATATTTACGGCGGCAGTTCCCACAGTCGAGATAGTATGTCTTTTGATCAAGACCAGGAAGAGCGGATACTACCACCCAAATCGAAAGAAAGAGAGAGCAATATTCCCAAACCTGTTGTTAAACCACGTTTACGCTAG
- a CDS encoding DUF5838 family protein, with protein sequence MYGYLINPNEFIDNLHNDVANRVHSFYRGKNVLNTMICFKEKELIAGSLDNFNLYYQMS encoded by the coding sequence ATTTATGGCTACTTGATAAATCCTAATGAGTTTATAGACAATTTGCATAATGATGTTGCTAATAGAGTTCATAGCTTTTATCGAGGTAAAAATGTGTTAAATACAATGATATGTTTCAAAGAAAAAGAATTAATTGCTGGTTCATTAGATAATTTTAATTTGTATTATCAAATGAGTTAA
- a CDS encoding Uma2 family endonuclease translates to MTTIQVKSFTLEEYHELIEIGFLKEDDHIQLINGELVEMVSKGTAHETCLRKLLKELPKLIEDRAILQSQAPISIPPKSEPEPDFAIVKNRDDDYFSSHPQGSDILLVIEVADSSIDYDQKVKIPLYAKAGIPDYWIFNLLDNCLECYTEPYQNKQGIFGYTNKRIVLPTQVISLPWFTDLQLDLSKVFPVY, encoded by the coding sequence ATGACTACAATTCAGGTTAAAAGCTTCACCCTAGAAGAATATCACGAACTCATTGAAATTGGCTTTTTAAAAGAAGATGATCACATTCAATTAATTAACGGAGAATTGGTAGAAATGGTATCAAAAGGTACGGCACATGAAACTTGTTTAAGAAAGCTATTAAAAGAACTTCCAAAACTTATAGAAGATAGAGCAATTCTGCAATCTCAAGCCCCTATTAGTATACCACCCAAAAGCGAACCAGAACCAGATTTTGCCATTGTCAAAAACCGTGATGATGATTATTTTTCATCTCACCCACAAGGGAGCGATATATTGTTAGTCATAGAAGTTGCAGATTCTTCCATAGACTATGACCAAAAGGTGAAAATACCTCTTTATGCGAAAGCGGGAATACCTGATTATTGGATATTTAATTTATTAGATAATTGCTTGGAATGTTACACTGAACCATATCAAAATAAACAGGGGATATTTGGGTATACAAATAAGCGAATTGTTTTACCTACTCAGGTTATATCTTTACCTTGGTTTACTGATTTACAGCTTGATTTAAGTAAAGTGTTTCCTGTGTATTAA